One window of Apteryx mantelli isolate bAptMan1 chromosome 8, bAptMan1.hap1, whole genome shotgun sequence genomic DNA carries:
- the LRRC52 gene encoding leucine-rich repeat-containing protein 52 — translation MSPSGGPQPLSLMFLLGMGLASENINCPSRCSCQYLEVNCTGQQLQEFPVTIPLDTRQLILATNKISYLPAVELSFLADLVYLDCRENFLGDDLDFTFIGVAKLVYLDLSFNNLTQVTFSTFSQLISLVVLKMSDNPNLVEIEKDAFANNTWLRYLDVSRTGLLFLDTSTVRDLPNLRFLGLSDNLWHCNCSFLDFTAWMTKSNVHFPDAENITCYMPEGLRGLKMPAVQAQLQFNCLTQLHKQDYIFLCLIGFCIFSAGTVAAWLAGICAVIYEVHTAKGEDDEEEEEDTIT, via the exons ATGTCCCCTTCAGGTGGACCCCAGCCCCTGAGCCTCATGTTTCTTTTGGGGATGGGGCTGGCATCAGAGAATATCAACTGCCCAAGCAGGTGCAGCTGTCAGTACCTGGAAGTGAACTGCACAGGGCAACAGTTGCAGGAGTTCCCTGTGACCATCCCACTGGATACCAGGCAGCTGATTCTGGCAACAAACAAGATCTCATACCTGCCTGCAGTGGAACTGAGCTTCCTCGCTGACCTGGTCTATCTGGACTGCCGGGAGAATTTCTTGGGGGACGACCTGGATTTCACTTTCATTGGTGTGGCCAAGCTCGTCTACCTGGACCTCAGCTTCAACAACCTCACACAGGTCACCTTCAGCACCTTCTCACAGCTCATCAGCCTGGTGGTGCTGAAGATGTCAGACAATCCCAACCTTGTGGAGATTGAGAAGGATGCCTTTGCCAACAACACCTGGCTGAGGTATCTGGACGTGAGCCGGACTGGCTTACTATTCCTGGACACCAGCACTGTCCGTGACCTGCCCAACCTGAGGTTTCTGGGGCTCAGTGACAACCTTTGGCACTGCAACTGTTCCTTCTTGGACTTCACTGCCTGGATGACAAAGAGCAACGTTCATTTTCCAG ATGCCGAGAACATCACCTGCTACATGCCAGAAGGTCTACGTGGCTTGAAAATGCCTGCAGTGCAGGCACAGCTCCAGTTCAACTGCCTGACCCAATTGCACAAGCAGGACTACATCTTTCTGTGTCTCATTGGCTTCTGTATATTCTCAGCTGGCACTGTGGCAGCCTGGCTGGCTGGCATCTGTGCAGTGATATATGAAGTCCACACTGCAAAGGGGGAGGatgatgaagaggaagaggaagacacaATCACTTAG
- the LOC106493891 gene encoding adenylate cyclase type 10-like: protein MSSGKAVGKRFVSVARLAPWLSAWLEAEPGFTHFLDLQAAPFLLQGAAGGEDEGGCRSWHCLSVPGDLGEAERSEYSPLLGQEKEIALFESYLKAYVDRKESHIMAFEGVIGSGKSHLLTELAYLGQAAGHRAAAVELTELNLKQVYSAMHMVLWVAMGLQACESCSTRQLVLQEKLQGLMEESSCCLLNAPFLVKFPLSEKVSKMSGAQRTMELESFFKKVLQKTIEEGVVLFVIDNAHYIDSTSWAVMLHVLRDVPIFLVMGFAPGHCRRQRLCKAAADITKLQQVTYVPLEELKPSAVVQKACQDLGVVSVARDLETFLMQRSYGIPYYCEELLSYLNRHGMLLFHLLRKDEKTEAKWENLFTSAMEASPVAASGSSSAGKDRRVCTIRPDVNLQNTVLPPSLKGVLGGRL from the exons ATGTCCAGCGGCAAGGCTGTTGGGAAGCGCTTTGTCTCTGTGGCTCGCCTGGCTCCTTGGCTGTCTGCCTGGCTGGAAGCTGAGCCAGGTTTCACCCACTTTCTAGATCTGCAA GCTGCCCCGTTCCTACTTCAAGGAGCTGCCGGAGGTGAAGATGAAGGGGGTTGTCGATCCTGGCACTGTCTATCAGTACCTGGGGATCTCGGAGAAGCC GAGAGGTCCGAGTATTCCCCCTTGCTTG GTCAGGAGAAGGAGATTGCCCTCTTTGAAAGTTACTTGAAAGCCTATGTGGATAGGAAAGAAAGCCACATCATGGCATTTGAGGGCGTTATAGGCTCTGGAAAGAGCCATTTACTTACTGAACTTGCCTATTTAGGCCAGGCTGCTGGGCACAG GGCAGCGGCTGTGGAGCTGACAGAGCTAAACCTGAAGCAGGTCTACTCTGCCATGCACATGGTGCTGTGGGTGGCCATGGGCCTCCAGGCCTGTGAATCGTGCAGTACCAGACAGCTCGTCCTGCAGGAGAAGCTCCAAGGGCTGATGGAAGaaagcagctgctgcctcctcaACGCCCCTTTCCTGGTTAAG TTTCCGCTGTCGGAGAAGGTGTCCAAGATGAGTGGCGCCCAAAGGACAATGGAATTGGAGTCGTTTTTTAAGAAAGTGCTACAGAAG ACCATTGAAGAAGGAGTTGTCCTATTTGTCATCGACAATGCACACTACATCGACTCTACCTCCTGGGCTGTTATGTTGCACGTGCTCAGAGATGTCCCGATCTTTCTGGTCATGGGCTTTGCTCCTGGTCACTGCAGAAGACAGAggctttgcaaagctgcagcagACATCACGAAGCTGCAGCAAGTGACCTATGTTCCTCTGGAAGAGCTGAAACCTTCAGCTGTTGTGCAGAAAGCCTGCCAGGACCTGGGAGTTGTCAGCGTGGCCCGGGACCTAGAGAC GTTCCTGATGCAGAGAAGCTACGGGATCCCATATTACTGTGAGGAACTGCTGAGCTACCTTAATCGCCACGGCATGCTCTTGTTCCACCTGCTGCGGAAGGATGAAAAAACGGAGGCCAAGTGGGAGAACCTCTTCA CTTCTGCGATGGAGGCTTCCCCTGTCGCAGCATCCGGGAGCTCCAGCGCGGGGAAGGACCGCAGGGTGTGCACCATCAGACCTGACGTGAACCTGCAGAACACCGTGCTTCCCCCCAGCCTGAAAG GGGTGCTGGGTGGGAGGCTGTGA